One window from the genome of Micromonospora aurantiaca ATCC 27029 encodes:
- a CDS encoding TauD/TfdA family dioxygenase yields MSETTTTLPVVVESDGRALTDLITARRAELRDTLVASGGLLFRGFDVGGVDGFDQAVRALAGEPLTYTERSSPRHSIKGRVYTSTDYPPDEEIFLHNENSYQARWPLTLFFYCVTPPQTQGATPLADVRRVYELIDPAVREEFVRRRWMLVRNFHGDFGTRWQEVFNTESRAEVEAYAADNGITVEWVGKDGLRTRAVRDAVHHRPGSDTPRWFNHATFFHLSTLPADYQEGLLAMFGADGLPSNTYYGDGGEIPADVMDHLRAAYRAATVRFDYQRDDVLVVDNMTAAHGREPFTGPRKIAVAMAEPYTPENAGAN; encoded by the coding sequence ATGAGCGAGACAACCACGACGCTGCCGGTGGTCGTCGAGAGCGACGGCCGGGCGCTGACCGACCTGATCACGGCCCGGCGTGCCGAGCTGCGGGACACCCTCGTCGCGAGCGGAGGGCTGCTGTTCCGCGGCTTCGACGTGGGCGGCGTGGACGGCTTCGACCAGGCTGTCCGCGCACTGGCCGGCGAGCCGCTGACCTACACCGAGCGCTCCTCGCCCCGGCACTCCATCAAGGGCCGGGTCTACACCTCGACCGACTACCCGCCGGACGAGGAGATCTTCCTGCACAACGAGAACTCGTACCAGGCGCGCTGGCCGCTGACGCTGTTCTTCTACTGCGTCACGCCGCCGCAGACCCAGGGCGCCACGCCGCTGGCCGACGTGCGCCGGGTGTACGAGCTGATCGACCCGGCGGTCCGCGAGGAGTTCGTCCGCCGCCGGTGGATGCTGGTGCGCAACTTCCACGGCGACTTCGGCACCCGCTGGCAGGAGGTGTTCAACACCGAGAGCCGCGCCGAGGTCGAGGCGTACGCGGCTGACAACGGGATCACCGTGGAGTGGGTCGGCAAGGACGGCCTGCGTACCCGCGCGGTCCGCGACGCGGTGCACCACCGGCCCGGCTCGGACACCCCGCGCTGGTTCAACCACGCCACCTTCTTCCACCTCAGCACCCTGCCTGCCGACTACCAGGAAGGGCTGCTGGCCATGTTCGGCGCCGACGGGCTGCCGTCGAACACCTACTACGGCGACGGCGGCGAGATCCCCGCCGACGTCATGGACCACCTGCGCGCCGCCTACCGGGCCGCGACGGTCCGCTTCGACTACCAGCGCGACGACGTGCTGGTGGTGGACAACATGACCGCCGCGCACGGCCGGGAACCGTTCACCGGTCCCCGCAAGATCGCCGTGGCGATGGCCGAGCCGTACACCCCCGAGAACGCAGGAGCGAACTGA
- a CDS encoding non-ribosomal peptide synthetase/MFS transporter → MTDLKDPAREAARQALIARRLRARQTAPAARITPRPSGAEVPLSYAQERVWFMDQLAPGEAAYHIAVPLRVRGPLDVDALRAALTALADRHESQRTRFPADADGRPTVVVADTADVPLTVVEAPDEAAAQALVDAAAAEPFDLANGPLLRALLIRLTADDHVLFLAQHHIVGDGWSVDVLLRDLITLYRGGEPPALPIQYGDFAVWEAQELDGPQARAHVDYWKQRLAGITPLELPLDRPRPATQTYRGDFVEFQLDPSATEALNALTRDSGGTLFMTLLAAYQVLLARHAGQDDFAIGASVAGRSAPELENVVGMFINMLPLRADLADDPTFAELLERTRRTVLDGFEHAEVPFAKVVHELGLPRDVSRSPVFQTMFVLQNYEMGRFRGVSRTDDVTFSWTPMELQATRFDFELHAVETVDGLWGKLVFNTDLFDRATVERMAQRWTALLDAVVAAPDTPVSRLPLLPAAERDLLAAWNDTTADFPRTETLHGPIEERAAATPDAVAVTIDGHSRTYAELNAQANRVAHRLRAAGVGPETLVGVCAERSVELVAGLLGVLKAGGAYLPLDPEYPADRLAFMVGDADAPVVLVQSHLRDVLPDTGATVLELDDATVWADRPDTDPAPAAGPENLAYVIYTSGSTGRPKGVPNTHRGIVNRLDWMQKTYGLGADDAVLQKTLASFDVSVWEFFWPLRTGARLVLAKPGGHKDAGYLRDLLVSERITTAHFVPSMLTVFLAEDGVEAATALRRVICSGEELPLASATDFTARLPWCGLHNLYGPTEAAIDVTAWACEPDRLAQVSSVPIGAPIANLRLHVLDPSGAQCPVGVAGELHIGGAGLARGYHRRPALTAEKFVPDPFSAEPGARLYRTGDLARWVVGPDGAGVIEFLGRIDHQVKLRGLRIELGEIESALRDQPGVTEATVIVREDSPGDKRLTAYLVGEAEHAALKAALKDTLPEYMVPAAFVTLDALPLTPNGKLDRKALPAPVVTREASVALVEPRDDTERALAAIWSEVLGVDTLGIDDDFFDLGGHSMLATQVVAKIRKAELGGRAVGVMDLFQQRTIRDLAAFISGDAAQEGPRRLLYELTKPIPAGKRVLTYVCVPYGGGSAIVYQPLADALPAGYGLWSLAIPGHDVGLSEDALPFDELTSRVADEILERVEGPIALYGHCGVGSAILADVARKVEAAGRELEAVYIGAMFPFARPKGVIAALRDRLERLSSNRHSASWLKSMGVDTDELDPEQADRIISNMRADSRASEEYFTRLLDQQAAKLRTPIISVVGSEDPVTDYYRERYAEWQFLSDTLGLVVLDQAGHFFLKYRAEELAEIVTQVHPAVVAGDVSALTPEARGEDAGWVVADTLRVGEDRKPTKTVKPSMGRFMAITTGQLISSTGSALTAFALPIWLFNRTGSVANLGLLWALALICGVLMLPVAGALVDRVSRRRIMMTASCFAGSVQLVLAALLWTDNLVLWHIYMLVALSSVAGSFQRIAFQSAVPQLVPKRYLGHAMGITQLSTGVATLLMPAFAAGLLATIELKGILLVDVASYVFAVLTLAVVRFPDALGWRPRERLLVAIANGMRYSWRHRGFRLMLGYFALGNIFLAPALVLITPLVLSFGSPTQVAQVALAEAVGAVLGGVLMSLWGGPRKRRMIGVLIGNLGTAIGCVLIGLDASVAMICVGFCWLAMSMTTAQSIYATIVQVKVPQRFHGRVFSLNQTISWSTLPIGFALLAPGATALFEPMLAPGGALAGSVGAVIGTGPGRGIGFAYICFGAALILITLGGFAIRLLRRFDLEVEDSLPDDLIGAQEREKRLAAKAEKKELVSV, encoded by the coding sequence ATGACCGACCTGAAGGATCCGGCCCGCGAGGCGGCCCGGCAGGCGCTGATCGCCCGACGGCTACGCGCCCGCCAGACCGCCCCCGCGGCCCGGATCACCCCCCGCCCGTCCGGCGCGGAGGTGCCGCTGTCCTACGCCCAGGAGCGGGTCTGGTTCATGGACCAGCTCGCCCCGGGCGAGGCGGCGTACCACATCGCGGTGCCGCTGCGGGTACGCGGGCCACTCGACGTGGACGCGCTGCGCGCCGCCCTGACCGCGCTCGCCGACCGGCACGAGTCGCAGCGCACCCGCTTCCCGGCCGACGCCGACGGCCGTCCCACAGTGGTCGTCGCGGACACCGCCGACGTGCCGCTCACGGTGGTGGAGGCGCCCGACGAGGCCGCCGCGCAGGCGCTCGTCGACGCGGCGGCGGCCGAGCCGTTCGATCTGGCCAACGGGCCGCTGCTGCGGGCCCTGCTGATCCGGCTGACCGCCGACGACCACGTGCTGTTCCTCGCCCAGCACCACATCGTCGGCGACGGCTGGTCGGTGGACGTGCTGCTGCGCGACCTGATCACGCTCTACCGGGGCGGCGAGCCGCCCGCCCTGCCGATCCAGTACGGCGACTTCGCCGTCTGGGAGGCCCAGGAGCTGGACGGCCCGCAGGCCCGGGCGCACGTCGACTACTGGAAGCAGCGGCTGGCCGGCATCACCCCGCTGGAACTGCCGCTGGACCGGCCCCGCCCGGCCACCCAGACCTACCGGGGTGACTTCGTCGAGTTCCAGCTCGACCCGTCCGCCACCGAGGCGCTCAACGCGCTCACCCGGGACAGCGGCGGCACCCTGTTCATGACGCTGCTCGCCGCGTACCAGGTGCTGCTGGCCCGGCACGCCGGCCAGGACGACTTCGCCATCGGCGCGTCGGTGGCCGGCCGGTCCGCGCCGGAGCTGGAGAACGTCGTCGGCATGTTCATCAACATGCTGCCGCTGCGCGCCGACCTGGCCGACGACCCGACGTTCGCCGAGCTGCTGGAGCGCACCCGCCGTACCGTGCTCGACGGGTTCGAGCACGCCGAGGTGCCGTTCGCCAAGGTGGTCCACGAGCTGGGCCTGCCGCGCGACGTCAGCCGCTCCCCGGTGTTCCAGACCATGTTCGTGCTCCAGAACTACGAGATGGGCCGCTTCCGCGGCGTGTCCCGCACCGACGACGTCACGTTCTCCTGGACCCCGATGGAGTTGCAGGCCACCCGGTTCGACTTCGAGCTGCACGCGGTGGAGACCGTCGACGGGCTCTGGGGCAAGCTGGTCTTCAACACCGACCTGTTCGACCGGGCCACAGTGGAGCGCATGGCGCAGCGGTGGACCGCGCTGCTGGACGCCGTCGTCGCCGCGCCGGACACCCCGGTGTCCCGGCTGCCGCTGCTGCCCGCCGCCGAGCGGGACCTGCTGGCCGCCTGGAACGACACCACAGCCGACTTCCCGCGCACCGAGACGCTGCACGGCCCGATCGAGGAGCGCGCCGCGGCCACCCCGGACGCGGTCGCGGTCACCATCGACGGGCACAGCCGCACGTACGCCGAGCTGAACGCGCAGGCCAACCGCGTCGCGCACCGGCTGCGCGCGGCCGGTGTCGGCCCGGAGACCCTGGTCGGCGTCTGCGCGGAACGGTCGGTGGAACTGGTCGCCGGCCTGCTCGGCGTGCTCAAGGCCGGCGGCGCGTACCTGCCGCTGGACCCGGAGTACCCGGCCGACCGGCTCGCGTTCATGGTCGGCGACGCGGACGCGCCTGTGGTGCTCGTTCAGTCGCACCTGCGCGACGTGCTGCCCGACACCGGCGCCACGGTGCTCGAACTCGACGACGCCACGGTCTGGGCCGACCGGCCCGACACCGACCCGGCACCGGCCGCCGGGCCGGAGAACCTGGCGTACGTCATCTACACCTCCGGGTCCACCGGCCGCCCGAAGGGCGTGCCGAACACACACCGGGGCATCGTCAACCGGCTCGACTGGATGCAGAAGACGTACGGCCTCGGCGCCGACGACGCGGTGCTCCAGAAGACCCTGGCCAGCTTCGACGTGTCGGTGTGGGAGTTCTTCTGGCCGCTGCGCACCGGCGCCCGCCTGGTGCTGGCCAAGCCCGGCGGCCACAAGGACGCCGGTTACCTGCGCGACCTGCTGGTGTCCGAGCGGATCACCACCGCCCACTTCGTCCCGTCGATGCTGACCGTCTTCCTCGCCGAGGACGGCGTGGAGGCGGCCACCGCGCTGCGCCGGGTGATCTGCTCCGGTGAGGAGCTGCCGCTGGCCTCGGCCACCGACTTCACCGCCCGGCTGCCCTGGTGCGGCCTGCACAACCTGTACGGCCCGACCGAGGCGGCCATCGACGTGACCGCCTGGGCGTGCGAGCCGGACCGGCTCGCGCAGGTGTCCAGCGTGCCGATCGGCGCGCCGATCGCCAACCTGCGGCTGCACGTGCTCGACCCGTCCGGTGCGCAGTGCCCGGTCGGGGTGGCCGGTGAGCTGCACATCGGCGGTGCCGGGCTGGCCCGCGGCTACCACCGCCGACCCGCGCTGACGGCGGAGAAGTTCGTCCCCGACCCGTTCTCCGCCGAGCCGGGCGCCCGTCTCTACCGCACCGGCGACCTGGCCCGCTGGGTCGTCGGCCCGGACGGCGCCGGGGTGATCGAGTTCCTGGGCCGCATCGACCACCAGGTCAAGCTGCGCGGTCTGCGCATCGAGCTGGGCGAGATCGAGAGCGCGCTGCGCGATCAGCCGGGCGTCACCGAGGCGACGGTGATCGTCCGCGAGGACAGCCCGGGCGACAAGCGGCTCACCGCGTACCTGGTCGGGGAGGCCGAGCACGCCGCGCTGAAGGCGGCGCTGAAGGACACGCTGCCCGAGTACATGGTGCCAGCCGCGTTCGTCACGCTCGACGCGCTGCCGCTGACCCCCAACGGCAAGCTGGACCGCAAGGCGCTGCCCGCGCCGGTGGTCACCCGCGAGGCGTCGGTGGCGCTCGTGGAGCCGCGCGACGACACCGAGCGGGCGCTCGCCGCGATCTGGTCCGAGGTGCTGGGCGTGGACACGCTCGGCATCGACGACGACTTCTTCGACCTGGGCGGGCACTCGATGCTCGCCACCCAGGTCGTCGCCAAGATCCGCAAGGCGGAGCTGGGCGGCCGGGCGGTCGGCGTGATGGACCTGTTCCAGCAGCGCACCATCCGCGACCTCGCCGCGTTCATCTCCGGCGACGCCGCGCAGGAAGGGCCACGCCGGCTGCTCTACGAGCTGACCAAGCCGATCCCGGCGGGTAAGCGGGTGCTGACGTACGTCTGCGTCCCGTACGGCGGCGGCAGCGCCATCGTCTACCAGCCGCTGGCCGACGCGCTGCCGGCCGGGTACGGGCTGTGGTCGCTGGCGATCCCCGGCCACGACGTGGGTCTGAGCGAGGACGCGCTGCCGTTCGACGAGCTGACCAGCCGGGTGGCCGACGAGATCCTGGAGCGGGTCGAGGGGCCGATCGCCCTGTACGGCCACTGCGGCGTGGGCAGCGCCATCCTCGCCGACGTGGCCCGCAAGGTCGAGGCGGCCGGCCGGGAGCTGGAGGCCGTCTACATCGGCGCCATGTTCCCGTTCGCCCGCCCGAAGGGCGTGATCGCGGCGCTCCGCGACCGCCTCGAGCGGCTCAGCAGCAACAGGCACTCCGCGAGCTGGCTCAAGTCGATGGGTGTGGACACCGACGAGCTGGACCCGGAGCAGGCCGACCGGATCATCAGCAACATGCGGGCCGACTCCCGCGCCTCGGAGGAGTACTTCACCCGGCTGCTGGACCAGCAGGCGGCGAAGCTCCGGACGCCGATCATCTCGGTGGTCGGCTCCGAGGACCCGGTGACCGACTACTACCGCGAGCGGTACGCCGAGTGGCAGTTCCTCAGCGACACGCTCGGCCTCGTCGTCCTCGACCAGGCCGGGCACTTCTTCCTCAAGTACCGCGCCGAGGAACTGGCCGAGATCGTCACGCAGGTGCACCCGGCGGTGGTCGCCGGTGACGTCAGCGCGCTGACGCCGGAGGCCCGGGGTGAGGACGCCGGCTGGGTGGTGGCCGACACGCTGCGGGTGGGCGAGGACCGCAAGCCCACCAAGACGGTCAAGCCGAGCATGGGCCGGTTCATGGCCATCACGACCGGTCAGCTCATCTCCAGCACCGGTTCCGCGCTGACCGCGTTCGCGCTGCCGATCTGGCTGTTCAACCGCACCGGCTCGGTGGCGAACCTCGGCCTGCTCTGGGCGCTCGCGCTGATCTGCGGCGTGCTCATGCTGCCGGTGGCCGGCGCGCTTGTCGACCGGGTCAGCCGGCGCCGGATCATGATGACGGCGAGCTGCTTCGCCGGGTCCGTCCAGCTCGTGCTGGCGGCCCTGTTGTGGACCGACAACCTGGTGCTCTGGCACATCTACATGCTGGTGGCGCTCAGTTCGGTGGCCGGTTCGTTCCAGCGGATCGCGTTCCAGTCGGCGGTGCCGCAGCTGGTGCCCAAGCGCTACCTCGGGCACGCCATGGGCATCACCCAGCTGTCCACCGGTGTGGCCACGCTGCTCATGCCGGCGTTCGCGGCCGGCCTGCTCGCCACCATCGAGCTGAAGGGCATCCTGCTGGTCGACGTGGCCAGCTACGTGTTCGCGGTGCTCACCCTCGCCGTGGTCCGCTTCCCGGACGCGCTGGGCTGGCGGCCCCGGGAACGGCTGCTGGTGGCCATCGCCAACGGCATGCGCTACTCGTGGCGGCACCGCGGGTTCCGGCTGATGCTCGGCTACTTCGCGCTGGGCAACATCTTCCTGGCGCCCGCGCTGGTGCTCATCACGCCGCTGGTGCTGTCGTTCGGCAGCCCGACCCAGGTGGCGCAGGTGGCGCTGGCCGAGGCGGTCGGCGCGGTGCTCGGCGGCGTGCTGATGTCGCTGTGGGGCGGTCCGCGCAAGCGCCGGATGATCGGCGTGCTGATCGGCAACCTGGGCACCGCGATCGGCTGCGTGCTGATCGGCCTGGACGCGTCGGTGGCGATGATCTGCGTCGGCTTCTGCTGGCTGGCCATGTCGATGACCACCGCGCAGTCGATCTACGCGACGATCGTCCAGGTGAAGGTGCCGCAGCGCTTCCACGGCCGGGTGTTCAGCCTCAACCAGACCATCTCCTGGTCGACGCTGCCGATCGGGTTCGCGCTGCTCGCGCCCGGCGCCACCGCGCTGTTCGAGCCGATGCTCGCACCCGGTGGGGCGCTGGCCGGTTCGGTGGGCGCGGTGATCGGCACCGGACCGGGCCGGGGCATCGGTTTCGCGTACATCTGCTTCGGCGCGGCGCTGATCCTCATCACGCTGGGCGGGTTCGCGATCCGGCTGCTGCGCCGGTTCGACCTGGAGGTGGAGGACTCCCTGCCGGACGACCTGATCGGCGCCCAGGAGCGTGAGAAGCGCCTGGCCGCCAAGGCCGAGAAGAAGGAACTCGTCTCGGTCTGA
- a CDS encoding non-ribosomal peptide synthetase: MTQEWTFPASYAQERVWMANQLDAGSPVFNVSFPWLFPADVDADTAGDVVNRVIARHEALRTHLRTDDGALVQVVRAHEPAPLPVTDITHLPAGEQRAEFERIRGEMARTPIPLDAAPLWRARLIRMEEGLALAFVVHHAVFDSHSAVLLHAELVAFCEAARTGAEPAVPELPIQYADFAVWQRQQLTGEELDRQLAFWTGHLAGAPAVTGLPLDRPRPAQLGFAGDEVRFTLPDGLLDRIGALATGAQATPYMVLLAGFAALLSRISGDADVVVGVSTAGRDNPELTPLIGMFVNPVALRCDVSGDPAFAALLGRVRNGLIDAMEHGQTPFQKIVEAVDPQRDPSVQPIFQTALNWIPDSGLDPVELGTTKDDLAFDITTGDCRLVYRTELFDRSTAETVVRRYVRLLAAAVAEPERTVGALPLLTDTERERVLGAWNDTAHDVPVTTVVDEVQRQAAATPDAAALVCDGVTLGYGELNTAANRLARLLVARGAGPETRVALALPRSCDLVVAMLAVLKAGAAYVPVDTAYPAGRIAYLVEDAAPALVVTAPDTAGLVPGDALVLDGEVGSDQSGDDLTDADRVAPLRPEHPAYVLHTSGSTGRPKGVVVEHRAVTAYLAWARATYPGLAGVALLHSPVSFDLTVTGLLGTLTAGGTVRLAAIDEPAARAGGRPAFLKVTPSHLPLLDGELSPTADLVIGGEALTGEQLAVWRAAHPDVAVINEYGPTEATVGCVAARIAPGEPVPAGPVPIGTPTWNTRALLLDAALRPVPPGVVGELYVTGTQLARGYHDRPGLTAERFLPCPYGPPGARMYATGDLARWRADGTLDYLGRRDDQVKVRGMRIELGEVEAALLAHPDVRAAAAAVRTDGGEPTLVGYLVGPAHEDSVRAELARELPAHLVPAALVRLDALPLTPNGKLDRAALPAPAAAEQAQDSYVAPRTEAEGLVAEVYAEILQVEKVGALDDFFALGGNSLRGMRAMARIRAEVDVDLPMRALFSSPVVAELAAQIEQRIAAEIDGLSDTEVAALLAAEEGTN, translated from the coding sequence ATGACGCAGGAGTGGACCTTCCCGGCCTCCTACGCCCAGGAGCGGGTGTGGATGGCCAACCAGCTCGACGCCGGGTCACCGGTGTTCAACGTGTCCTTCCCGTGGCTGTTCCCGGCCGACGTGGACGCGGACACGGCCGGCGACGTGGTCAACCGGGTCATCGCCCGGCACGAGGCGCTGCGTACCCACCTGCGGACCGACGACGGCGCGCTGGTGCAGGTCGTGCGCGCCCACGAGCCGGCGCCGCTGCCCGTCACCGACATCACCCACCTGCCGGCCGGTGAGCAGCGGGCCGAGTTCGAGCGCATCCGCGGCGAGATGGCCCGCACGCCGATCCCGCTGGACGCGGCGCCGCTGTGGCGGGCCCGGCTGATCCGGATGGAGGAGGGGCTGGCGCTGGCGTTCGTGGTGCACCACGCCGTCTTCGACAGCCACTCGGCGGTGCTGCTCCACGCCGAGCTGGTCGCGTTCTGCGAGGCCGCGCGCACCGGCGCCGAGCCCGCCGTGCCCGAGCTGCCCATCCAGTACGCGGACTTCGCGGTCTGGCAGCGCCAGCAGCTCACCGGCGAGGAGCTGGACCGGCAGCTCGCGTTCTGGACCGGTCACCTGGCCGGCGCTCCGGCGGTCACCGGCCTGCCGCTGGACCGGCCCCGCCCGGCCCAGCTCGGCTTCGCCGGTGACGAGGTGCGCTTCACGCTGCCCGACGGGCTGCTGGACCGCATCGGCGCGCTGGCCACCGGCGCGCAGGCCACCCCGTACATGGTGCTGCTGGCGGGTTTCGCGGCGCTGCTGTCGCGGATCTCCGGCGACGCCGACGTGGTGGTCGGCGTCTCCACCGCGGGCCGGGACAACCCGGAGCTGACGCCGCTGATCGGCATGTTCGTCAACCCGGTGGCGCTGCGCTGCGACGTCTCCGGCGACCCGGCGTTCGCTGCGCTGCTGGGCCGCGTCCGCAACGGCCTGATCGACGCCATGGAGCACGGGCAGACGCCGTTCCAGAAGATCGTCGAGGCGGTCGATCCACAGCGTGACCCGTCGGTGCAGCCGATCTTCCAGACCGCGCTGAACTGGATCCCGGACTCCGGCCTCGACCCGGTCGAGCTGGGCACGACGAAGGACGACCTGGCCTTCGACATCACCACCGGCGACTGCCGCCTGGTGTACCGCACCGAGCTGTTCGACCGGTCCACCGCCGAGACCGTGGTCCGCCGCTACGTACGGCTGCTCGCCGCCGCCGTCGCCGAGCCGGAGCGTACGGTCGGCGCGCTGCCGCTGCTCACCGACACCGAGCGGGAACGGGTGCTCGGCGCCTGGAACGACACCGCCCACGACGTGCCGGTGACCACTGTGGTCGACGAGGTGCAGCGGCAGGCCGCCGCCACCCCGGACGCGGCGGCGCTGGTCTGCGACGGCGTGACGCTCGGCTACGGCGAGCTGAACACCGCCGCGAACCGGCTGGCCCGGCTGCTGGTGGCGCGCGGCGCCGGCCCGGAGACCCGGGTCGCGCTGGCGCTGCCCCGCTCCTGCGATCTGGTCGTGGCGATGCTGGCGGTGCTCAAGGCCGGTGCCGCGTACGTGCCGGTGGACACCGCGTATCCGGCCGGCCGGATCGCGTACCTCGTGGAGGACGCCGCGCCCGCGCTGGTGGTGACCGCGCCGGACACGGCCGGCCTGGTGCCCGGCGACGCGCTGGTGCTCGACGGCGAGGTCGGCTCGGACCAGTCCGGCGACGACCTCACCGACGCCGACCGGGTCGCGCCGCTGCGTCCGGAGCACCCGGCGTACGTGCTCCACACCTCCGGCTCCACCGGCCGTCCGAAGGGCGTGGTGGTCGAGCACCGGGCGGTCACCGCGTACCTGGCCTGGGCCCGCGCCACCTACCCGGGGCTGGCCGGGGTGGCGCTGCTGCACTCGCCGGTGTCGTTCGACCTGACCGTCACCGGTCTGCTCGGCACGCTCACCGCCGGCGGCACGGTACGGCTCGCCGCGATCGACGAGCCCGCCGCCCGCGCCGGTGGCCGGCCGGCGTTCCTCAAGGTCACGCCGAGCCACCTGCCGCTGCTCGACGGCGAGCTGTCGCCGACGGCCGACCTGGTGATCGGCGGCGAGGCGCTGACCGGGGAGCAGCTCGCCGTCTGGCGGGCCGCGCACCCCGACGTGGCGGTGATCAACGAGTACGGCCCGACGGAGGCCACAGTGGGCTGCGTCGCGGCCCGCATCGCCCCCGGCGAGCCGGTCCCGGCCGGTCCGGTGCCGATCGGCACGCCCACCTGGAACACCCGGGCGCTGCTGCTCGACGCCGCGCTTCGGCCGGTGCCGCCGGGCGTGGTGGGGGAGCTGTACGTCACCGGCACCCAGCTCGCCCGCGGCTACCACGACCGGCCCGGCCTCACCGCCGAGCGGTTCCTGCCCTGCCCGTACGGCCCGCCCGGCGCCCGGATGTACGCCACCGGCGACCTGGCCCGCTGGCGTGCCGACGGCACGCTGGACTACCTGGGCCGCCGCGACGACCAGGTCAAGGTGCGCGGCATGCGGATCGAGCTGGGCGAGGTCGAGGCGGCGCTGCTGGCCCACCCGGACGTGCGCGCCGCCGCCGCTGCGGTCCGCACCGACGGCGGTGAGCCGACGCTCGTCGGCTACCTGGTGGGCCCGGCCCACGAGGACTCGGTCCGTGCCGAACTCGCCCGCGAACTGCCCGCGCACCTGGTGCCGGCCGCTCTGGTCCGGCTGGACGCGCTGCCGCTCACGCCCAACGGCAAGCTGGACCGCGCCGCGCTGCCCGCCCCGGCGGCGGCCGAGCAGGCCCAGGACAGCTACGTCGCGCCCCGCACCGAGGCCGAGGGTCTGGTCGCCGAGGTGTACGCCGAGATCCTCCAGGTGGAGAAGGTCGGTGCCCTGGACGACTTCTTCGCCCTCGGTGGCAACTCGCTGCGCGGCATGCGGGCGATGGCCCGGATCCGCGCCGAGGTGGACGTCGACCTGCCCATGCGGGCGCTGTTCAGCAGCCCCGTGGTGGCGGAACTGGCCGCCCAGATCGAACAGCGGATCGCCGCCGAAATCGACGGGCTCTCCGACACCGAGGTCGCCGCGCTGCTCGCGGCGGAAGAGGGAACCAACTGA
- a CDS encoding MbtH family protein, which yields MAEPRFLVVRNDEEQYSIWSADRDLPAGWHDTGFAGSREECLAHVDEVWTDMRPRSVREALS from the coding sequence ATGGCCGAACCCCGATTCCTGGTCGTCCGCAACGACGAGGAGCAGTACTCGATCTGGTCGGCCGACCGGGACCTGCCCGCCGGCTGGCACGACACCGGCTTCGCCGGCAGCCGTGAGGAGTGCCTGGCCCACGTCGACGAGGTCTGGACCGACATGCGTCCCCGCTCGGTGCGCGAGGCCCTCTCATGA